A stretch of DNA from Microlunatus sp. Gsoil 973:
GCTGACCGCCGTCTTGAGGAAGTCCAGTTCGGGTGCCGTCAGTTCCTGGGCCGCATCGGTGACGAAAAGCACCCCGCGGGCGTGCCGAAGTGTGCCGAGGGTGAGGAAGCCGTGCGCGGAATCGAGTCCGCCGACGCCCGGACTGTCGATCAGACGCAGACCGGTACGCAACATCCGATGCGGCAGTCCCACCTCGACGAACCGTTCCCGGCCCGGATCGCTGGGATCGGCCGGCTCGGTGACCAGCAGCTCGAGCTCCTCCAACGGCGCCGATCGTTCGACGAGTTCCTCACCATCGGATGATCGACTGTAGGCGGTCAGTCGCGGTGTCTTTGCCCAACGCACGGTGGTCGGCACCGCGGTGACGAGGTCGGCGTCCACCGGGCAGACCGCGCGCTGGAGGAGCGCGTTGACCAGCGTGCTCTTGCCACGTTTGAATTCCCCGGCCACGACGACCGGGATCGGCACCTGGTCCAGCTGTTCCCTGGTCGCCCGCAGATGCTGTTCAAGATCATCTCGACCCTCCTCGGCAGCCAGTCGCGCGGTGACCTCCAGCGCGGCTATCGTCGTGGCGACCGGTTCAGCGGTCGGAGCCTCGGCGTCGTTCCAACCCAGGAATGTGTTGCAGGAATTGCAGAACTCTGTCGCCGAGGGGTTCTCCGCCCCACAATGAGTGCATCGAGTCATACGATCACTCCGCCGGCCGAGGGGGTGTGTGTTGGACGTGATCTGCGAGTCCTGCGGAACGTTGAATCGCTCGGCGGGGGAGTTCTGCACCGAATGCGGGGCCTTTCTTGCCTGGGACCAGGACGCCGGGAACACCACGGCCGTCCCGCAGGCAGCGAACAGCCAGCCAATCAGTCCGGCGAGCACACCGGCGAGCACCCCGACGATCCCACAGTCGATCACCTCGACAAGCGGTGCGAGCACTGCCGGGGCACCTCCATCGACGGGACCGGCGACGGCAGCACCGGTGACGGCATCGACCGACAACGACCAGAAGACGACCGCGGTCCTGCCGGACACGCCGACCGGTCCGGTCTGCCCCGACTGCGGACGGATCAACGATCCGGGCCGGAGATTCTGTGCCAAGTGCGGACGGCAACTCGGGCAGACCCGGCAGCTGCAGACGGGGACAGCCGAGAGCCGGGCGGATAGCCGTCGTCGGGAGCGGGCCGACCGGCGTGCCTTCCGAGACAGCCTGCCGGCGATCTATCGCTGGCGACGGATCGGGTTGATCCCACTCGCCGTGGCGGTGCTCCTCGCCGGCGCCGTGACCGTCGGGGCAGACCCGGTCGGCTGGGTCAAGGCCCGCTGGTACGACGTGAAGGGATCGGTCGTCAACGTCGCCGGTGTTCAGGCGACCGCCCTGACCGCCGGCCGTGACGCCGGCACACCTCGCGATGCCGCCGCGCTGGTCGACGGCACAACCGCAGACTGGCAGGTCCGGTGGACGGGGTCCGATCCGGCCCCGCAGTGTGCGGGCGGCCCCACAACGCCGACGATCGAACTGACCCTGCCCCAACCCGTCAGGATCCGTGCTGTCGACGTCTACCCGGGACTGGGACCGGACCAGCCGCAGCGCCCGCTGCAGTTCCGGCCGCGGAGCGTCGGGATCACTCCGATCGGGGCCGGTGGCTGTCAGGGGTTCCGACTCGCCGACTCCGGTGACCGCCAGCGGCTGGAGTTCGACAGCCGACAACCGGTCTCGGTGATCAGGATCAGCCTGAACACCGCCTATCCCGCCGCCGCGGACGGGCAACAGCGGCTCAGCATCCGGGAGATCACGCTGCTGGCCCGGCCCCGGTGACGCGGTGATCCATCCGGTCATTGTTGTTGACCCGGCTGGAGAACCTGGCAGGTCTGATCGACCGGAGGCTGACCAGTCAGCAGCGGGTCGATCTTGGTGCAGGCCTCGGCTGCCTCGGCCGGACTGCCGAACGGGCCGACGTACGCGATCGGTCCCGGCCACTGGAACGCCCCTCCACCGTCGATGATCATCTGCGGGTACCGGCTGCCGTCGAGCCAGGTCGCAGTCACCCCGTTCTGTGCCAGCACGGTGATCACACTGTCGATGTCGCCCTGCGCCATCGAGAACCGTGCGGCGGCGATCCAGGAACCCGTCGGTGGCGCGGCCGAAGATCCCGCCGAGGCCGACTGGCTCTGCCCGGTCGAGGGGGACGTACCGCTTCTCGATGAACCGGATCCGGCACTCGCGGCGGAGGTCGGGGTCGATGTGGCGGCTGGCGCCGATGAGGCGGGTGGCGACGGCGCACCTGAGACCGATGGAGACGCCGTCGCGGACGCGGCGGCGGTCTTCGCACAGGCAAGATCGGATCGGACGCTCAACAGCCTCGGTCGGACCGCCTGCAACTGATAGCAATGCCGGGTCTCAGGCTTCAGGCCGCTCACCTGGAACTGGTCGAGATCAGGGCTGATCGTCTGCGATGCGGAGGTTCGTTTGGTCTGTGGATCGACGGTGAACAGCGTGTATCCCTGGATCTGATCGATCTTCTTCCAGCTCAGCTGGACGGTATCCGGTCCCGACGCGGTGGCGGTGAGCTCCGGCCGTGGTGGCACGGAGTTCGGCAACTCCGCGTGGGCATCCTTGCGGGTGGCCAGGAACACGATGCCGGCTGCTGCGGCGGCCAGTACCAGGGCGCCGATGATCACAACGGTCCTGGTCAGGATCGGCTTCTGGTTCAACGCGGCCTCGACCACCGGCCGACCGGGGTCGGCGTACGGCTGTACCGGCCCGGTCGGCGGGCCGGCGTCCTCGCGTTCACCGACGACCTGGAACGGTAGTCGTACCGGGTTGCCCCGCAGGAAGGGCTTGCGGGCGCGGACGGTGATCCTGGCCTTCGCAGACCCGCCGAGGGGTACATCGACCACGGGCGGCTTGATCAGGAAGCCGAGTGCCTCGTCGGGGTCGGTCGCGGTGACCTTCAACCGAGCGGTGGAGTTCCCCCAGTTGGTGAACCAGACGTTGTGATAACCGCGCCACCGGCCGGCCGAGGTCGCCGGGGTGATCTTGGCCTGCAGACCGATCACCTGACCGACATCAAGATCGCCCTCGGCGACTGTGGCGGCATCCGGATCGACGGTCGACCGGGCGCGTACGCCGAAGGCGAGCGAGCCACCCGACACAGCCGAACCGGCAGGCGGTGAGAAGACGATCACCGCAGTCTCGGACTGTTGTGGATAGACCGAGACCTCGGACGGAGTGACCTCGCTCCAGGCCGCCGCCTCGCCGAGCACCTCGATCCGGTACCCCTCGACGATGGTCCCGGAGTTCGTCACCGTCACGGTGATCCGGGCCAGCCCGCCAGGGTCGACGGTGACCCGCGTCGGTTCGAGGGTCACAGACGGGTCGGCCATTCCATCAAACTAGGTTGCGGCACACCTGCCCGTCAGGTGGCCGGAGGGCAATCCGGGCCGCAGAGCCGGTTGCCCTTCGGGGCACAACGAGTTGCCCGACCTGCTGGTCGGCGACCACTTATCGGCCCGCCGGGCATCGGGCAGGCTCGACCCGTGATCCACGAGGTGGATGCCGCGATGCGGGCACTGGTCGAGCAGCGCGCGATCGCCAATGACGAGGTCGAGGTGGTGTTCGACGCCCCGACCCGGGAGTGGTCCGGCCGCCGCAACTCACCGACGATCGACATCTATCTCTACGACATCCGCGAGGACATGCGGCGTCGGGAACGCGGATTGCTCAACGAGTACGGCGATCCGGACAGTTCCGAGGCATCCCGGGTGATCGCCCGGCACCTACCGCCTCGGCATTTCAAGCTGTCATACCTGATCACTGCCTGGACACAACGCCCCGAGGACGAGCATCGGCTGTTGTCTGAGCTGCTCAGCTGCTTCCTTCGCTACGACGCACTGCCGCAGGAGTTGCTCGGCGGCGAACTGGCGGCGCTGCAACTTCCGGTTCCGGTCACCGTCGCGCTGCCGCCGCCGGAGGACCGGGCCTTCGCCGACGTCTGGTCGGCCCTGGGCGGGGAACTCAGACCATCGATCGACGTGGTCGTCAGCGCACCGGTCGACACCGGCCAGCACTGGGCCGCCGGAGCTCCGGTGCAGGAGCCCGCCCGGATCAACATCGCGGGCCGGAACGGTTGGCCGGCGCAGGAGTCATATGGCGGCAGCCGGCCACGATCTGAACCACCGAGGGACACCGCGCGGGTGTCGATGCGGCGTCGCCGTGGCAGGCGGAAACCGTGAGCAGCGACCCGGACGGGCTGCGTTACCTGCTGGACCTGGCCGGTCTGATCGAGGATCGGGTCCGCGCCCTGATCCGACTCCGGCGGGCCGGCGACCCGAATCCTGACGATCCGTTCCGCGGGCTGTATGTCAGTGACGAACTGGTCGATCGGCTGTTGCAGCCGCCTCAGCATCTCGCCCAAGTTCCCCCCGAGCCTCCTGCCCGGCCTCGCGAACAGGATCCCGAGCAGCCGCCCGAGCAAGTTCTCCGTGCAGACATCGAGGCCGCAGCAGACCGCGCCGCGGCAGCGGGCGGGATGATCAGACTGCGGCAATTGGCGAGGGACGGAGGACTCGACGCGCTCGACGTGGAGCTGATGATCATCGCCATGCTGCCGGACCTCGACTCGAGGTTCGAACGCCTGTACGGCTATCTCAACGACGACGTCACCAGACGGCGGGCCACGGTCGGGCTGGCACTGCAGTTGGCCGGTCGATCCGCTTGGTCGGCGGCGGACAGGTCCCGGCTGGATGGTGGTGCACCGCTGAGTGCCCAGCGGTTGATCATGATCGAGGACGTCGACCGTCCTTTCCTCACCCGGAGCCTGCGGGTTCCCGACCGGGTGGTGGCGCATCTGCTCGGTGACGATCGATCGGATCCGCTGTTGGAGCCGGTCCTGGACGAGGTCCGGCCATACCGTGCCCCGACCGCCGAGCGACTGGCGCGGGCACTGCGGGCAGGCAGCCGACTGGTCCACATCCGCGAGCGCTCCGCCCGAGGGACCGGCGCCGCGGTCGCCGCCTCCGCCCTGGCCGAGACCGGCCGCGGTGCCGTGGTGATTGACGCCACCAGGCTGGCCGGTCGGGCCGACCCGGCGACCGTCGTACCGGTCGCCGTACGAGAGGCCCTGTTGCGCCGCGCCGGCCTGGTGATCACTGCGATCGAACAGCTCGCCGGAACCGCACCGGAGACCGTGCGCGGGCTGGTCGGTTGCCCGATCCCGGTGATCATGGTCGGCTCGGCCAGCTGGGAACCCCAGTGGACCGTCGAGCCGCCGCTGCCACTCGAGGCGCCGGCGCTCAACGGGCGGGATCGGCTGGCCATCTGGCGCCGCGAGTTCGGGACCGATCAGACCGACCTGGACCTCTCCCGGCTGGCCGCCCATCTGAACCTCGGCCCTGACCAGATCGCCGGAGCCGTCCGGGCCGCCGAGTCCTCGGCAAGGCTGACCGGCGGGCCGATCACGGCAGCCGATCTTCGGCGCGGGGCCCGTACCCAGAATGCGGCCGGTCTGGAGCGATTGGCCCGGCGGATCGACCCGGAGGTCGGCTGGGACGATCTGGTGCTGACGCCTGCGGCGTTCCGGGCCCTTCGCGACCTCGCTGCCCGGGCCAGGCATCGCGATACCGTCCTCACCGAGTGGCGGATGCGTCGCGGCGGGGGGCGCGGTCACGGTGTGATCGCCCTGTTCGCGGGTGACTCCGGTACCGGGAAGACGATGTCCGCCGAGGTGATCGCGGCCGATCTGGGACTCGATCTGTACACGGTGAACCTGGCGACGGTGGTGGACAAGTACGTCGGCGAGACCGAGAAGAATCTGGAACGGATCTTCGTGGAAGCCGCCGGAGTCAACGCCGTGTTGTTCTTCGACGAGGCTGATGCGATCTTCGGCAAGCGCAGCGACGTCCGCGATGCCCACGACCGCTACGCCAACATCGAGAGCGCCTATCTGCTGCAGCGGCTCGAGACCTTCGACGGGCTCGCCGTGCTGGCCACCAATCTTCGGGCCAACATCGATGACGCTTTCACCCGGCGGCTCGACGCGATCATCGACTTCGCTGCGCCGAACGCGGAACTGCGCAAGCAGCTGTGGCGGCACTGCCTCTCGGCGCCGCTTCCGGTGGACGACGGTCTTGACCTCGACTTCCTCGCTGAGGCGTTCGAGCTGGCCGGAGGGAACATCCGGTCGGCGGCGACGACCGCTGCCTACCTCGCCGCGGCAGCCGGATCACCGGTCACCATGGCCCAGGTGATCAGCGCCGTCGAGCAGGAATACCGCAAACTCGGCCGGCTCGTCCTCGAGCGCGAGTTCGGGCCCTATCTGGCCATGGTTCGTTGATCGGAACATCAAGATCAGGAGAGCGACATGCATCAACATCACGGGCCGGAGGGCGAAGAGTCCCTGCGACCGAAATCCTCGCGGATCGACAACGAGCTGGGAAATCACCAGGCCACGGCGGCCGCTGCCGGGCGGCTCGACGCGCTGGATGCCGAGGGCATTTTGGGGCTGCAGCGCGCGGTGGGCAACGGCGCAGTGAGTGAGCTCCTGGACGACGAGAGCAGGTCGCCCGTGCACGACGTGATCAACTCCTCCGGCAGGCCGCTGGACCCCGGCGTCCGGGACGACATGGAGACGCGGCTGGGCGCCGACTTCGGTGATGTCCGTATCCACGACGACACAGCGGCCCACGCGTCGGCCACCGCGGTCAATGCGCACGCCTACACGGTCGGTTCGAACATCGTCTTCCAACGGGATCAGTACGATCCGTCATCGGAGCAGGGCCGGACGACACTGGCCCATGAGTTGACCCACGTGATGCAGCAGCGTTCGGGTCCGGTCGACGGCACCGCCGCCCCGGGTGGGATCAAGATCAGCGACCCGAGCGATCGGTTCGAACGGGAGGCGTCGGCCAACGCCGAACGTGCGATGTCGACGCCAGTACAGACATCGGCGCTGTCGACGTCGGGTCCGGCTGTCCAGCGGCAGGAGGCCGAGGAGGAAGAACCCGAGGAGTCCGTCCAGGGTCTGTTCGTCCAGCGGGAGGCGGTTCCTGAGGAGGACGAGGAAATACCCATGTGAGCATGGGCCAGCTTGCCAGAGACGCTCGCCCACGAATCCTGGTCGGATCCTCTTGATCTGCAGGGCCAGGTCGATGAGCTGACCGACGACACTGCCTTGAGCACCTTGACCCTTGGGCGCGCCGATCCCTTGGATACCCCTGCTCCCGATGCGATGTGGCGTCATGTGTTGCCCGGATGACCGTGGGCTCTTGTGAAGTGACGCGGTCCTCGTCAATCCGAAGAAGTCCAGTCCGAACACGTCGCACGGGCGGGCTCGCCGCCTCCGCCGATCGGTCGCGCCCGTCTCCGGCACGTCGACCCGGATCATCCATTCATGATCGTTTCCCGCCTGCAGACGACGCCGGTGACCTGCGTGCATCGGACCCCGCTGGTATCGCTGCCCCTCCGACTGCCTGCCCGGGCAACGATCCGTGCCCTGCGCACCGTCCGGTAGTCCGTGTCGCCGGCGACGTCGTGGACGCACAGTTCACCTAGTTGTCCATGCACATCTGTCAGGAGTCGTCATGCCGTCGTATCTTTCGCCCGGCGTTTACGTCGAAGAGGTCCCGTCCGGCGCCCGGCCGCTGGAAGGAGTCGGGACAGCGGTCGCTGCGTTCGTCGGCCTCGCCGAAGCCGGTCCGCTGAACCAGCCGACCCTGGTCAGCAACTGGACGCAGTTCACCTCAACGTTCGGCGGCTTCCTGGACGGCACGTACCTCGCGCAAGCGGTGTACGGCTACTTCCAGAACGGCGGCGGGAACTGCTACGTCGTACGGATCGGTGAGGGCGAGTCGAATGGGAACGGTCAGACGCCCAAGGCGATCAGCACCGGTCCGACCGCAGAGATCGGCCGACTGCGCATCCAGGCACTCGACCCGTCCGTCCCACCCGGAGACATCAGCGTCGAGGTCACCGACCCCGGCGAGGGCGCCCCCGACGACTCGTTCCGACTGTTGATCAAGCGCGGCGGCGAGGTGGTCGAGGAATACGACCGGGCCAGCTTCTCCCGCGGCAAGCAGAACGTCGTGACCATGGTCAACGGCCAGTCAAAGCTGATCCAGATCGAGGACCTCGGCGCGGCGCTGGAACGGCCACCGGTCGGCGAGACGGCATTGGCCACCATGCCGCCGCCCTCCGCCGCGCCCCAACAGCTGACCAGCGACGACTACGTCGGCGACGTCGCCGAGCGGACCGGCTTCGCCAGCCTCGAGGCGGTGGACGAGGTCACCATGCTGTGCGTTCCGGATCTGATGAGCGCCTACCAGCAGGGAGCGATCGACCTGGACACCGTCCAAGCGGTCCAGACGGCGATGATCGCCCACTGCGAGCTGATGGGGGACCGGATCGCGGTCCTCGATTCGCCGCCCGGGCTGAATGCCCAGCAGATCAAGGAATGGCGGGTCGACAAGGCTCGGTACGACTCCATGTACGCCGCGCTGTACTGGCCCTGGGTCAAGACGATGAACCCTGCCACCGGCCGGTTGAGCTTCCTGCCGCCGTCGGGTCATGTCGCCGGCATCTGGGGTCGCAACGACGACAGCCGTGGGGTGCACAAGGCCCCGGCCAACGAGATCGTCCGCGGTGCCGTCGACCTGGAGGTCCAGATCACCCGCAACGAGCACGATCTGCTCAATCCGGTCGGCATCAACTGCATCCGCGCCTTCCCCGGCAGGGGGATCCGGGTGTGGGGAGCCCGGACGCTGTCGTCGGATCCGGCCTGGCGCTATCTGAACATCCGCCGGCTCTTCAACTTCCTCGAGGAGAGCATTCTCAGCGGCACCGACTGGGTCGTCTTCGAACCCAATGATCAAGCACTGTGGGCCAAGATCAGGAGGACCATTGCCGCGTTCCTGGTCATGCAATGGCGGGCAGGGGCGTTGTTCGGGTCGACTCCGGACGAGGCGTTCTACGTCAAGTGTGACGGCGAGACCAACAGCGCCGAATCCATCGATGCCGGACAGGTGGTCTGTGAGATCGGTGTCGCACCGGTCAAGCCGGCCGAGTTCGTCATCTTCCGACTGGCGCAGTTCTCCGGCGGCACCAGCCTGGTCAGCGAGTAGCCGGACCCAACCATCTGATCATCAGCGGCTAGAAGAGAGAGGTTCCCGCCATGGCCCTGCCAACCGGCAACAGCGGCGTCGCCCACTCGTTCGGACTCGAGTTCGACGGCATCACGATCAAGAGCATCACCGAGGTGTCAGGGCTCAAGATCGAACAGGACGTCGTCCAGTACAAGGAGAACGGTCCGGACGGCAAGTACCGGATCATCAACCAGCCGGGTCGACCCAAGGCACCCGACATCACCCTGACCCGGGGATTGAGTGAGGACACCAGCTTCGAGAGCTGGGTCAAGGACTCCCGCTTCGGCAAGATGTCCGACGTCCGCAAGGGCGGGGCGATCATCGTTTACGACTACGAGGGCAACCCGATCAAGCGGTACAAGCTGGAGAACGCCTGGCCCAAGAGCCTGGAGATCGGATCAATGAAGGCCGGCGACACCTCCTATCTGCAGGAGAAGCTGGTCCTGACCTGTGAGTCGATCGAGGTCGAGTGATGCGACGCGGCCCACTACCGGTTCCTGAGCCGAGCGTCGATGATCAGATCGAATCGGCGGTTGATCAGCATCGGCCGGAGCCGCTTCGCACGGAGTTTCCGTTCCTGCTGCCCCGTGGCTACGTCGACGCCTCAGGAACCGTGCACCGGGACGGGGTGATGCGGCTCGCCACGGCGCGCGACGAACTGGTGCCGCTCCGGGACGACAGGGTCCGGGAGAATCCGGCGTACCTCACTGTGGTGCTGTTGGCCCGGGTGATCACCCGGCTGGGCAGCATCACCGACGTCCACGCCGGGATCATGGAGGACCTCTTCGCCACCGATCTTGCCTTCCTGCAGGATCTCTACCGGCGGGTGAACACCGAGGGTCACACCAGGGCGATGGTCAGCTGCCCCGCCTGCGAACACCAGTTCGCCGTCGACGTCGCCGGCAGCCGCCTGGGGGAATCATGACGTACGCGACCGACCGGCTGTATTCCGAGATCGCGTACGTCGCCTACTACCTGCATTGGTCGTACGACACGATCCTCGATCTGGAGCATGCCGAGCGTCGCCGCTACGTGGCGGAGGTCGGCGCGCTGAACAACCGCATCCGGCGCGGCTGAGCCGGCGCCGAGGAGTCTCAATGACGAAGTCAAGCTGCGTTGATGGCTTTTGTTGGGCTGGTGGGAGTCCAGGTGCGGTTGTCGCGGAGCAGTGCCCACAGTACGTTGACGCGGCGTCTGGCCAGGGCGATGAGGGCTTGGATGTGTCTGAGGCCTTCGGCTCGTTTCTTGAGGTAGAAGTCCCGATTGGGGCCGTCGCGGATGATGCTGGATTGAGCCGAGAGGTAGAAGACCCGGCGCAGTCGGCGGCTGTATCGGTTGGGTCGGTGCAGGTTGTTGGTGCGGCGCCCGGAGTCACGTGGAACGGGTACCAGTCCGGCAGCGGATGCGAGGTGGCCGGCGTCGGGGTAGGCGTTGAGGTCTCCAGCGGCAACGACGAACTCAGCGGCCAGCATCGGTCCGATGCCGGGCATCGAGGTGATGATCGCGGTTTGGGGATGGGCAGCCATCGTGGTCTTGATCTGTCCCTCGAGTCGACCCAGTCGGTCATCGAGGTTCAGCAGTTGGGTGGCGAGGTCGGCGATGATCTGGGCGGCGATGTCTTGTCCGGGCAGGGTGGTGTGTTGGGCTGCGGCCGCCGCCAGTGCAGTCTGGGCGACTTGGGCGGCATTGCGGACACCGCGCTTGCTGAGCCAGGATTCCAGCCTGTTTTGTCCACGGCGCCGCAGTGCGTCGGGGATTTGGTAACCGGTCAGCAAGACCACAGCACCTTGGTGCGAGGAATAGTCGAAGGCCCGTTCCAGTGCGGGGAAGACGCCGGTCAACACATCGCGCAGCCGGTTGACCAAACGGACACGGTCAGCGACCAGGTCGTTGCGATGGGCGGTCAGCAAGCGGAGCTCGGCGACCAGTTGCGCGTTGACCTGGACTGGGGCGAAGTCGTGCCGCAGCCGGGAGGTCTCAGCGATCACGAACGCGTCGCGGGCGTCGGTCTTGGCTTCACCGCGGTAGCCGGCTGTCATCGCGTTGACCGTGCGGCCGGGCACGTAGACCGTCTCTTGGCCATGAGCCGCCAACAGCGCCAGCAGCAGCGTCGAAGAGGTGCCGCTGATGTCGACGGCCCACGACACCCGCTCAGCCAGCTCCAGCGCTGTCGCGATCGCATCAAGAATCGCTGTCTCGTCGTTGACGATCTTGGCCGACCACACCTGCGTGCCGCTCTCATCCACAGCAGCGGCCCAGTGGTGAGCCTTGCCCACGTCGACGCCGACCCACACTCGAAGTCTTCTTGCTTCCAACATGTGCTCCTACTGATCGGTCCTGGTGGTGACACGGCCCGTGGAACACCCCGCCGACATCTCCGTAACCAGCGACCTACCCGCACGTCTCAATCAGCAGTCAGGGTGCCCCGCGGAGCCGGGCGGCCACTCCTCGGGAACGAACGAGCGCAAGAACTGATCAGCCACACCCGGCACCACAGGGCCACCTATCAACTTACGGAGAACTGATCATGAAGTGGCGTTGGTGGCCGTTGCGCGACGCGCGCCCCGACCCGGTCGCGGTGTCCCGGTCGGCCCCGGCCGTTGATCATCTCTCGGGCGCCACCCCCGAGCCGGCTTGGTCCCGGTTGCCGACCCTGCAACGCGCGGTACCGCTGCAGTTGCAACCGGTCGCACCGCTGGACCGATTCACGTCCGGCCTGACCGCCTATCGGAACCCCAGCATGTTGGGTGATCTCGGGCATCTGGTCGATCACAGCGAGCCGTCGGGATCGGTCAGTGGGCTCGCCGTGCCCAGGCGGTCACCCGTCCTACCGTCCGGATCCGGCGACGGGGAAGAGCACATCGCAGAGACGACACCGCCCAACGGTGGCTTCACGGTGCAACGCCAGGAGGTGGTTGCGGACTCGTTCAGCGCCGTGCCGCGCGAGGCGGCACGCGATGACAGCCCGGACGAGCGCCAAATCCCTCGCACCCCTGATGATCACGCGGCCACGGAAGATCATCCGCCGGTGAGCCGGTCCGACCCGATGCGCGCCCTTCAGCGCACCATCGAGTCGTCGGTGCCCGCAGGCCAACCGCCCACACCGCCAACCGTTCCGCAACCGATCCCCGCCGGGCCGGACATCGTGGCCCCCGGTCGACCGGACGCCGACCCGACTCCAGCGCCTGCCACGGAGCCCGATGGAACGGCGCCGCTCAGCGGATTCGCAGCAGCGATCATGGCGATCACCGCCGACGAGTCGGTTTCCCTGGACGCTGTGCGCCGGCCGGCGATCCCGGAAGTCCCTCCGGCCGTCCAACGGTCGACCCTGGCCCCGGCGAGGGCCTCAACGCCGGTCTCGACATCGGCGCCGGCACCGCCGTTGCCGTCCACGCCACAGTTGACACCACGACCGACACCACGGCCGACACCGCGACCAACGCCGCGGCCTCCGTCGGTCGTCTCTGCGACCTCCCCTGCGGTCCCGCTCGAACCGGCGCCACCGTTGGGCTCGGAGCCCGTCGTGGGGGGATCGACCGCGGATGGGGCTCAGGCAGTATCCGACTCGGCAGCGGTGCCGCTACGGCCGATCCCGGTCCAGCGCATGCCCGCCGGCAGCAGGGGTGGCACAGTCGACGGTGGTGATCAGCTCGACCATGATCTCCTCGACCATGATCAACCTGTCCATGATCTCCTCGACCATGATCTCCTCGACCATGATCAACTCGATCACGCTGAACTCGATCACGCTGAACCCGACCGGCATCATTCCGATCGCCATCACTCCGATCGCCAGCACTCGGCCTCGGAACAGCCCGACCGGGATCGCGTCGTCGGCGGCCAACAGCCCGTCACGCAGCCCGTCGTGGCGCGCCTCTGGTCGCAGACCCCACCGTTGCTGCCCGAGTCCCGATCGCTGCTGCGTGGTTCAGCGCCTTCGAATCTGCCGGCTCCCGCCGCGCAGCGGATCAGCTATCGGCAGGACCAGGTCGCCGCCGGCCGTCGCAGTGATCATCCCGATCACGGACGCCCGGTGCCAAGTCCCGACCATCCGATGCGAATGGGCGACGCGTTGAGCGGATCCGGGCCATTGGCCACGCCACTGTCGATCATCCCGCCGGTCCAGCGGTGGACGCCACAGAGTCCACCAGCGGCAGCCGCATCGGTCATGAACCGGTCGTCCGACCCGCTGCAGGTCGACCCGATGCCGATCGAGCACATCCCGATCGAGCCCATCCCGATGGACCTCATCGCCGAGGAGCCA
This window harbors:
- a CDS encoding phage tail sheath family protein, producing MPSYLSPGVYVEEVPSGARPLEGVGTAVAAFVGLAEAGPLNQPTLVSNWTQFTSTFGGFLDGTYLAQAVYGYFQNGGGNCYVVRIGEGESNGNGQTPKAISTGPTAEIGRLRIQALDPSVPPGDISVEVTDPGEGAPDDSFRLLIKRGGEVVEEYDRASFSRGKQNVVTMVNGQSKLIQIEDLGAALERPPVGETALATMPPPSAAPQQLTSDDYVGDVAERTGFASLEAVDEVTMLCVPDLMSAYQQGAIDLDTVQAVQTAMIAHCELMGDRIAVLDSPPGLNAQQIKEWRVDKARYDSMYAALYWPWVKTMNPATGRLSFLPPSGHVAGIWGRNDDSRGVHKAPANEIVRGAVDLEVQITRNEHDLLNPVGINCIRAFPGRGIRVWGARTLSSDPAWRYLNIRRLFNFLEESILSGTDWVVFEPNDQALWAKIRRTIAAFLVMQWRAGALFGSTPDEAFYVKCDGETNSAESIDAGQVVCEIGVAPVKPAEFVIFRLAQFSGGTSLVSE
- a CDS encoding phage tail protein, with protein sequence MALPTGNSGVAHSFGLEFDGITIKSITEVSGLKIEQDVVQYKENGPDGKYRIINQPGRPKAPDITLTRGLSEDTSFESWVKDSRFGKMSDVRKGGAIIVYDYEGNPIKRYKLENAWPKSLEIGSMKAGDTSYLQEKLVLTCESIEVE
- a CDS encoding DUF6760 family protein, yielding MTYATDRLYSEIAYVAYYLHWSYDTILDLEHAERRRYVAEVGALNNRIRRG
- a CDS encoding IS110 family transposase; protein product: MLEARRLRVWVGVDVGKAHHWAAAVDESGTQVWSAKIVNDETAILDAIATALELAERVSWAVDISGTSSTLLLALLAAHGQETVYVPGRTVNAMTAGYRGEAKTDARDAFVIAETSRLRHDFAPVQVNAQLVAELRLLTAHRNDLVADRVRLVNRLRDVLTGVFPALERAFDYSSHQGAVVLLTGYQIPDALRRRGQNRLESWLSKRGVRNAAQVAQTALAAAAAQHTTLPGQDIAAQIIADLATQLLNLDDRLGRLEGQIKTTMAAHPQTAIITSMPGIGPMLAAEFVVAAGDLNAYPDAGHLASAAGLVPVPRDSGRRTNNLHRPNRYSRRLRRVFYLSAQSSIIRDGPNRDFYLKKRAEGLRHIQALIALARRRVNVLWALLRDNRTWTPTSPTKAINAA